From a single Streptomyces sp. NBC_01264 genomic region:
- a CDS encoding IucA/IucC family protein: MPAAGMPWPPAEPQAPAAVPRQKDGSVRPRAGAADPLDHPDPRVAAEAASVENLLRCWVRETGVEQPVGPVLRIPLPASGAALLVAVRYWSAAGWHRFGPARIDGVPADAPAVDAVTLAALISREGEGAGHGSSIHTDDTAHVHGAAHVHGAAHVHGAAHVHGAPGGAELVGRVADSVRRTTEFITDRRQRPAAPAPVAGDRFLTAEQSLLLGHPLHPTPKSREGLSEAEVRRYSPELHGSFPLHWVAVAPAALATDSAWTERGRPVSAARLLGRLAPGLPVPDGATPLPLHPWQARDLLQRPAAAALGDAGLLHDLGPYGAPWYPTSSIRTVHQPGAPAMLKLSLGLRITNSLRENLRKELHRGIEVHRLLRTGLAERWQAAHPGFDIVRDPAWVAADALDGTPVPGLDVLLRHNPFRPGDDALCVAALTAPRPWPGRTTMSSRLAETVSRLATTTGRTTSAVAAEWFLRYLEHVVLPVLAFDALAGIALEAHQQNTLVLLDPAGWPVGGRYRDNQGYYFRDSRREELERRLPGIGATSDTFVSDAVTDERFAYYLGINNVFGLIGAFGSQRLADERILLAAFRRFLGKTRGLGPLPERLLDSPTLRCKANLLTRLGGLDELVGPVDTQSVYVTIANPLHD, translated from the coding sequence ATGCCGGCCGCGGGCATGCCCTGGCCGCCGGCCGAGCCGCAGGCACCCGCCGCGGTGCCACGGCAGAAGGACGGCTCCGTCCGACCCCGCGCGGGAGCGGCCGACCCGCTGGACCACCCCGACCCCAGGGTCGCCGCCGAGGCCGCCTCGGTGGAGAACCTGCTGCGCTGCTGGGTCCGCGAGACCGGAGTCGAACAGCCCGTCGGTCCCGTCCTGCGCATCCCCCTTCCGGCATCGGGCGCCGCCCTGCTCGTCGCGGTCCGCTACTGGTCCGCGGCCGGCTGGCACCGCTTCGGCCCGGCCCGCATCGACGGCGTTCCCGCCGACGCCCCCGCCGTGGACGCGGTCACCCTCGCGGCGCTGATCTCCCGCGAGGGCGAAGGAGCAGGCCACGGAAGCAGCATCCACACAGACGACACGGCCCACGTACACGGCGCGGCCCACGTACACGGCGCGGCCCACGTACACGGCGCGGCCCACGTACACGGCGCCCCCGGCGGCGCCGAACTCGTCGGCCGGGTCGCCGACTCGGTACGCAGGACCACCGAGTTCATCACCGATCGCCGTCAACGCCCGGCCGCGCCCGCCCCCGTCGCCGGGGACCGGTTCCTCACCGCCGAACAGTCCCTCCTCCTGGGCCACCCGCTGCACCCGACCCCGAAGAGCCGCGAAGGGCTCTCCGAGGCCGAAGTCCGCCGCTACTCACCCGAACTGCACGGCTCCTTCCCCCTGCACTGGGTGGCGGTCGCACCCGCCGCCCTCGCCACCGACTCCGCCTGGACCGAACGCGGTCGTCCGGTCTCCGCCGCCCGGCTCCTGGGCCGCCTCGCCCCAGGGCTCCCGGTGCCCGACGGCGCCACCCCCCTTCCCCTTCACCCCTGGCAGGCCCGCGACCTGCTCCAGCGCCCCGCCGCAGCAGCCCTCGGCGACGCGGGACTCCTGCACGACCTGGGCCCGTACGGCGCCCCCTGGTATCCGACCTCCTCCATCCGCACCGTCCACCAGCCCGGCGCCCCCGCGATGCTCAAGCTCTCCCTGGGCCTGCGCATCACCAACTCCCTTCGCGAGAACCTCCGCAAGGAACTGCACCGCGGCATCGAGGTGCACCGGCTGCTCCGCACCGGACTCGCGGAGCGGTGGCAGGCCGCCCACCCCGGCTTCGACATCGTCCGCGATCCCGCGTGGGTCGCCGCCGACGCCCTGGACGGCACCCCCGTCCCCGGACTCGACGTCCTGCTGCGGCACAACCCCTTCCGACCGGGCGACGACGCCCTCTGTGTCGCGGCGCTCACCGCACCCCGTCCGTGGCCCGGGCGGACCACCATGAGCTCCCGGCTCGCCGAGACCGTCTCGCGCCTCGCCACCACCACCGGGCGGACGACCTCCGCCGTCGCCGCCGAGTGGTTCCTGCGCTACCTCGAACACGTCGTCCTGCCGGTCCTCGCCTTCGACGCGCTCGCCGGGATCGCCCTCGAAGCGCACCAGCAGAACACGCTGGTCCTCCTCGACCCGGCCGGCTGGCCGGTCGGCGGCCGCTACCGCGACAACCAGGGCTACTACTTCCGCGACTCCCGCCGCGAGGAACTGGAGCGCAGGCTCCCCGGAATCGGCGCCACGAGCGACACCTTCGTCTCGGACGCCGTCACCGACGAACGCTTCGCCTACTACCTCGGCATCAACAACGTGTTCGGTCTCATCGGGGCCTTCGGATCCCAGCGGCTCGCCGACGAGCGCATCCTGCTGGCCGCCTTCCGTCGTTTCCTGGGCAAGACGAGGGGCCTCGGCCCGCTCCCCGAGAGGCTGCTCGACTCGCCCACCCTGCGCTGCAAGGCGAATCTGCTCACCCGCCTCGGAGGTCTGGACGAGCTGGTCGGCCCCGTCGACACCCAGTCCGTCTACGTCACCATCGCCAACCCCCTTCACGATTGA
- a CDS encoding GNAT family N-acetyltransferase translates to MPSTDFHTGVLLTDVHRTVATDVHRTIAPRLSAESLPQLAEADLLDSPAAWGGVATRSGVFRLEPVRLDRDLELLTTWMNDPEVDAYWELAGPAGVTAAHVWAQAVGDSLSIPCLGILDGTPMSYWEIYRADLDPLSAHYPARPHDTGIHLLIGDGTNRGRGLGTALVRAVADLVLDNRPRCMRVIAEPDIRNTPSVSAFLNSGFRCPTEIELPGKRAALMIRERALRNLL, encoded by the coding sequence ATGCCCTCCACCGACTTCCACACCGGCGTGCTCCTCACCGATGTGCACCGCACCGTCGCGACCGATGTGCACCGCACCATCGCGCCGCGTCTCAGCGCGGAGTCACTGCCCCAGCTCGCCGAAGCCGATCTGCTCGACTCCCCGGCGGCCTGGGGTGGCGTCGCGACGCGGTCCGGTGTCTTCCGCCTCGAACCCGTCCGGCTCGACCGCGACCTGGAGCTGCTCACGACGTGGATGAACGACCCGGAGGTGGACGCCTATTGGGAACTCGCCGGCCCCGCGGGCGTCACCGCCGCCCACGTATGGGCGCAGGCGGTCGGGGACAGCCTCAGCATCCCGTGTCTCGGCATCCTCGACGGCACGCCGATGAGCTACTGGGAGATCTACCGGGCCGACCTGGACCCGCTCTCCGCCCACTACCCGGCGCGTCCCCACGACACGGGTATCCACCTGCTCATCGGAGACGGCACGAACCGCGGCCGAGGTCTGGGCACCGCGCTCGTGCGCGCCGTCGCCGACCTGGTGCTCGACAACCGCCCCCGCTGCATGCGCGTCATCGCCGAACCGGACATCCGCAACACCCCCTCCGTCTCAGCCTTCCTGAACTCCGGCTTCCGCTGCCCCACCGAGATCGAACTGCCCGGCAAGCGAGCCGCCCTGATGATCCGCGAGCGGGCGCTGCGCAATCTCCTCTGA